In the Oncorhynchus clarkii lewisi isolate Uvic-CL-2024 unplaced genomic scaffold, UVic_Ocla_1.0 unplaced_contig_663_pilon_pilon, whole genome shotgun sequence genome, one interval contains:
- the LOC139402130 gene encoding neuronal pentraxin-2-like isoform X2 yields the protein MLAFLVGLLYLVSGRTVRAQDATGSRFFCSAIPAGADPSCSFDPNGNRVQSTSPVEDELRNTILQLRENILQQKETIVSQQGTIKELNSKLARCEAAAEDSASRSRGQSSRRKDYSKNTMGDLPRDPTETIDQLGKTMQGLTGRLENLEQQLRANTSAAAAGAGGNAVGPLPAELRELLKHRLGALEGQLLRKVAELEEEKSQLYNETAAHRQRTESTLTSLLERITELERSNNAFKSPEDFKVSLPLRTNYLYGRIKKSLPEMYAFTVCMWLKSSASPGIGTPFSYGVPGQANEIVLIEWGNNPIELLVNDKVAQLPLSVSDGRWHHICITWTTRDGFWEAYQDGERLGTGENLAPWHPIKPGGVIILGQEQDMVGGRFDATQAFVGELSQFNMWDRVLRPVDIMGMANCSSYMPGNIVPWIDTNVEVMGGASKAALEICEDRMFEP from the exons ATGCTGGCTTTCTTAGTTGGACTTTTATACCTAGTGAGTGGACGCACGGTGCGCGCTCAGGATGCGACAGGTAGCCGCTTCTTCTGCTCCGCCATCCCGGCGGGCGCCGACCCTAGCTGCTCGTTCGACCCCAACGGTAACCGCGTGCAGAGCACCAGCCCCGTGGAGGACGAGCTACGGAACACCATCCTCCAACTCCGGGAGAACATCCTCCAGCAGAAGGAGACTATCGTGAGTCAGCAGGGCACTATCAAGGAGCTGAACTCCAAACTGGCCCGCTGCGAGGCGGCCGCGGAGGACTCTGCGAGCAGGTCCAGGGGCCAGAGCTCCAGGCGGAAGGACTACAGTAAGAACACaatgggagaccttcccagggaCCCCACGGAAACTATAGACCAGCTGGGAAAGACCATGCAGGGGCTTACGGGTCGGTTGGAGAATCTGGAG CAGCAGTTGCGTGCCAACacgtcagcagcagcagcaggtgcGGGTGGGAATGCAGTGGGGCCCCTACCGGCGGAGCTGCGGGAGCTGCTGAAGCACCGTTTGGGGGCCCTAGAGGGCCAGCTTCTGAGGAAGGTGGCCGagctggaggaagagaagagccaGCTGTACAACGAGACGGCTGCCCACCGTCAGCGTACCGAGAGCACCCTCACCTCACTGCTGGAGAGgatcacagagctggagagaa GTAACAACGCATTTAAGTCCCCAGAGGATTTCAAGGTGTCTCTCCCCCTGCGCACCAACTACCTATACGGACGCATCAAGAAGAGTCTCCCTGAGATGTATGCCTTCACAGTGTGTATGTGGCTGAAGTCCAGCGCCAGCCCTGGTATAGGAACCCCCTTCTCCTACGGGGTGCCAGGACAGGCCAATGAGATCGTGCTCATCGAGTGGGGCAACAACCCCATAGAGCTGTTGGTCAACGACAAA GTGGCCCAGTTGCCCCTGTCGGTGAGCGATGGACGCTGGCACCACATATGCATCACCTGGACGACGCGGGACGGCTTCTGGGAGGCGTACCAGGACGGGGAGAGGCTGGGCACCGGGGAGAACCTGGCCCCCTGGCACCCAATTAAACCTGGAGGGGTGATCATCCTGGGACAGGAACAG GACATGGTGGGGGGTCGTTTCGACGCCACCCAGGCCTTCGTTGGCGAGCTGAGCCAGTTCAACATGTGGGACCGGGTCCTCCGTCCTGTGGACATCATGGGAATGGCCAACTGCTCCTCCTACATGCCCGGGAACATTGTTCCCTGGATCGACACCAACGTCGAAGTCATGGGAGGAGCATCCAAGGCGGCGTTGGAGATCTGCGAGGACCGTATGTTCGAACCGTAA
- the LOC139402130 gene encoding neuronal pentraxin-2-like isoform X1: protein MLAFLVGLLYLVSGRTVRAQDATGSRFFCSAIPAGADPSCSFDPNGNRVQSTSPVEDELRNTILQLRENILQQKETIVSQQGTIKELNSKLARCEAAAEDSASRSRGQSSRRKDYSKNTMGDLPRDPTETIDQLGKTMQGLTGRLENLEQQQLRANTSAAAAGAGGNAVGPLPAELRELLKHRLGALEGQLLRKVAELEEEKSQLYNETAAHRQRTESTLTSLLERITELERSNNAFKSPEDFKVSLPLRTNYLYGRIKKSLPEMYAFTVCMWLKSSASPGIGTPFSYGVPGQANEIVLIEWGNNPIELLVNDKVAQLPLSVSDGRWHHICITWTTRDGFWEAYQDGERLGTGENLAPWHPIKPGGVIILGQEQDMVGGRFDATQAFVGELSQFNMWDRVLRPVDIMGMANCSSYMPGNIVPWIDTNVEVMGGASKAALEICEDRMFEP, encoded by the exons ATGCTGGCTTTCTTAGTTGGACTTTTATACCTAGTGAGTGGACGCACGGTGCGCGCTCAGGATGCGACAGGTAGCCGCTTCTTCTGCTCCGCCATCCCGGCGGGCGCCGACCCTAGCTGCTCGTTCGACCCCAACGGTAACCGCGTGCAGAGCACCAGCCCCGTGGAGGACGAGCTACGGAACACCATCCTCCAACTCCGGGAGAACATCCTCCAGCAGAAGGAGACTATCGTGAGTCAGCAGGGCACTATCAAGGAGCTGAACTCCAAACTGGCCCGCTGCGAGGCGGCCGCGGAGGACTCTGCGAGCAGGTCCAGGGGCCAGAGCTCCAGGCGGAAGGACTACAGTAAGAACACaatgggagaccttcccagggaCCCCACGGAAACTATAGACCAGCTGGGAAAGACCATGCAGGGGCTTACGGGTCGGTTGGAGAATCTGGAG cAGCAGCAGTTGCGTGCCAACacgtcagcagcagcagcaggtgcGGGTGGGAATGCAGTGGGGCCCCTACCGGCGGAGCTGCGGGAGCTGCTGAAGCACCGTTTGGGGGCCCTAGAGGGCCAGCTTCTGAGGAAGGTGGCCGagctggaggaagagaagagccaGCTGTACAACGAGACGGCTGCCCACCGTCAGCGTACCGAGAGCACCCTCACCTCACTGCTGGAGAGgatcacagagctggagagaa GTAACAACGCATTTAAGTCCCCAGAGGATTTCAAGGTGTCTCTCCCCCTGCGCACCAACTACCTATACGGACGCATCAAGAAGAGTCTCCCTGAGATGTATGCCTTCACAGTGTGTATGTGGCTGAAGTCCAGCGCCAGCCCTGGTATAGGAACCCCCTTCTCCTACGGGGTGCCAGGACAGGCCAATGAGATCGTGCTCATCGAGTGGGGCAACAACCCCATAGAGCTGTTGGTCAACGACAAA GTGGCCCAGTTGCCCCTGTCGGTGAGCGATGGACGCTGGCACCACATATGCATCACCTGGACGACGCGGGACGGCTTCTGGGAGGCGTACCAGGACGGGGAGAGGCTGGGCACCGGGGAGAACCTGGCCCCCTGGCACCCAATTAAACCTGGAGGGGTGATCATCCTGGGACAGGAACAG GACATGGTGGGGGGTCGTTTCGACGCCACCCAGGCCTTCGTTGGCGAGCTGAGCCAGTTCAACATGTGGGACCGGGTCCTCCGTCCTGTGGACATCATGGGAATGGCCAACTGCTCCTCCTACATGCCCGGGAACATTGTTCCCTGGATCGACACCAACGTCGAAGTCATGGGAGGAGCATCCAAGGCGGCGTTGGAGATCTGCGAGGACCGTATGTTCGAACCGTAA